From the genome of Lentimicrobiaceae bacterium, one region includes:
- a CDS encoding DUF3795 domain-containing protein, whose protein sequence is METKTNAQLIKISSACGLHCQVCSIYIGTREDMKRLEFISSRMNVPVEVMKCNGCRSEKRAGHCQQCSFLKCIAEKNIDYCGQCDEYPCETLEKFKQERPHRMDLYSDTACLLSRGIEIWNKEVLAKYTCSKCGTINSAYDIACRHCGERPSSAYVAKYEKEILAALNR, encoded by the coding sequence ATGGAAACAAAAACTAACGCTCAGTTAATAAAAATTTCTTCCGCCTGCGGTTTACATTGCCAGGTTTGTTCAATATACATAGGCACCCGGGAAGATATGAAACGGCTGGAATTTATCAGTTCAAGAATGAATGTTCCGGTCGAGGTAATGAAATGCAATGGCTGTCGCAGCGAAAAACGGGCAGGACATTGCCAGCAGTGCAGCTTCCTGAAATGTATTGCAGAAAAAAATATTGATTATTGCGGACAATGTGACGAATACCCATGCGAAACACTCGAAAAATTCAAACAGGAACGCCCGCATCGTATGGATTTATATTCTGATACTGCATGTTTGCTTTCCAGAGGCATTGAAATCTGGAATAAGGAAGTTCTGGCGAAATATACCTGCAGCAAATGCGGAACCATCAACTCCGCTTACGATATTGCCTGCCGGCATTGCGGCGAAAGACCGTCTTCGGCATATGTAGCTAAATATGAAAAGGAAATTCTTGCAGCCCTAAATCGTTGA
- a CDS encoding MFS transporter — protein sequence MTVDSTKHDAYAALRIPEFRLFLSGRFLLTFVIQMQSVIIGWQVYEVTKDVLALGFIGLAEAIPFLSVALFAGWAADRFNRKKIIMISTFTYLLGAVCLLLLSYRFASLYAQFGVIPIYTIIFVTGIGRAFFYPAQAALMAQLVPRSLYPNSSTWNSTIWHIAAVSGPAAGGLVYGFAGIHTAYFCVVGGVILSLIMFFYVKNKPLPPIVKGETLIQGLGAGIRFVFSNQIILGAISLDMFAVLFGGAVALLPVFASDILHTGPQGLGFLRAAPALGAIGMALFLAYHPPLKSAGRNLLLSVAAFGICIIGFALSRNFYLSLALLAVGGVFDNVSVIIRHTILQLYIPDNMRGRVMAVNSIFVGSSNEIGTFESGLAARLLGLIPSVIFGGSMTLAVVGITARIAPNLRKLSIVKQ from the coding sequence ATGACAGTAGATTCCACAAAACACGATGCCTATGCAGCACTGAGGATACCCGAATTCAGGTTGTTTCTTTCGGGAAGATTCCTGCTTACTTTTGTCATCCAGATGCAAAGTGTAATCATCGGCTGGCAGGTATATGAAGTTACAAAGGATGTTCTTGCATTGGGATTCATAGGTTTGGCTGAGGCAATTCCGTTTCTTTCAGTTGCCTTGTTTGCCGGATGGGCTGCCGACAGGTTCAACAGGAAAAAAATAATCATGATTTCCACTTTTACGTACTTGCTGGGAGCCGTTTGCCTGCTTTTGCTAAGTTATCGGTTTGCCAGCCTGTATGCACAATTTGGAGTCATACCCATTTACACTATTATTTTTGTTACCGGGATAGGAAGGGCGTTTTTTTATCCTGCCCAAGCAGCACTTATGGCACAATTAGTTCCCCGGAGTTTATACCCCAATTCATCAACATGGAACAGTACCATTTGGCATATTGCAGCGGTAAGCGGTCCGGCTGCCGGAGGACTGGTTTATGGTTTTGCAGGAATACACACGGCTTATTTTTGTGTCGTCGGCGGTGTAATCCTTTCGCTGATAATGTTTTTTTACGTTAAAAATAAGCCACTTCCACCGATTGTAAAAGGAGAAACCCTGATACAGGGGCTTGGTGCTGGCATCAGGTTTGTCTTCAGCAACCAGATAATATTGGGAGCCATTTCTCTTGATATGTTTGCCGTTCTTTTTGGGGGTGCTGTTGCACTATTACCTGTTTTTGCATCCGACATTCTGCACACAGGACCGCAAGGATTAGGCTTTCTACGGGCTGCACCGGCTTTGGGTGCCATTGGTATGGCTTTGTTTCTTGCTTACCATCCTCCCCTGAAATCGGCGGGGCGAAACCTCTTGCTGTCAGTGGCAGCATTTGGCATCTGCATCATTGGTTTTGCGCTTTCCCGTAATTTTTATCTTTCCCTGGCATTGCTTGCTGTTGGCGGGGTATTCGACAATGTAAGTGTGATAATCAGGCATACCATACTTCAACTTTACATCCCCGACAATATGCGTGGAAGGGTGATGGCTGTAAACAGCATTTTTGTCGGTTCTTCCAACGAAATCGGTACCTTCGAATCGGGATTGGCTGCGCGGCTGCTGGGACTTATTCCCTCGGTAATCTTTGGCGGAAGTATGACGCTGGCTGTTGTGGGCATAACTGCCAGAATTGCTCCCAATCTTCGCAAACTGAGTATTGTAAAACAATAA
- a CDS encoding radical SAM protein, whose amino-acid sequence MLSNNALPYYIIPNFIPQLACPHQCIFCNQQKITGSISIPKPEDVIKKVTAYLQGIPAENSRVEIAFYGGSFTGLPFSLMEDYLKAAFRFVEDGRVQHLRVSTRPDYINKEILALLKKYKVKVVELGAQSFDDEVLRLSGRGHTVEDIEKASQAILDEGIELGLQMMVGLPGDTPEKSVATAREIVALGAANTRIYPVLVIRKTPLAKMYYEGKYQPLSLPEAVQRVKLLIPVFEEKNVRILRIGLHPSEGLLTRSQLIAGPFHVSFRELVLTKIWNDLLAPLCIHSDKNEIQVSVSPTELNFAIGYGAANRKRLLQFYRKVRFTADPALKNRNYYVDYN is encoded by the coding sequence ATGCTTTCCAACAATGCCCTGCCATACTACATTATTCCTAATTTTATTCCCCAGTTGGCTTGTCCTCACCAGTGTATTTTTTGTAACCAGCAAAAAATTACCGGGAGTATTAGCATACCGAAGCCGGAAGATGTCATCAAAAAAGTTACGGCTTATCTACAGGGTATTCCTGCTGAAAATTCGCGGGTGGAAATTGCATTTTACGGCGGAAGTTTTACAGGGCTTCCTTTCAGCCTAATGGAAGATTACCTGAAAGCAGCTTTCCGCTTTGTTGAAGACGGAAGGGTGCAGCACCTTAGGGTTTCAACACGACCCGATTACATCAATAAAGAAATTCTTGCGTTACTTAAAAAATATAAAGTCAAAGTAGTTGAGTTGGGAGCGCAGTCGTTCGACGACGAAGTATTACGCCTTTCGGGCAGGGGGCATACCGTTGAGGATATAGAAAAAGCATCGCAGGCAATACTTGATGAGGGAATAGAGTTAGGATTGCAGATGATGGTTGGCTTACCTGGTGACACGCCAGAAAAATCAGTGGCTACTGCCCGGGAAATAGTTGCGCTTGGTGCTGCTAACACGCGTATTTACCCGGTTTTGGTTATCAGGAAAACACCTCTTGCAAAAATGTATTACGAAGGTAAATACCAGCCACTTTCTCTTCCGGAAGCCGTGCAGCGTGTTAAACTTCTTATTCCTGTTTTTGAAGAAAAAAATGTCAGAATCCTGCGCATAGGATTGCATCCCTCAGAAGGATTGCTTACCCGAAGCCAACTCATTGCCGGACCTTTTCATGTTTCTTTCAGGGAATTGGTGCTTACCAAAATATGGAACGACTTGCTTGCACCTCTCTGCATTCATTCGGATAAAAATGAAATACAAGTTTCTGTTTCTCCAACCGAATTAAATTTTGCAATAGGTTATGGAGCAGCAAACCGGAAACGACTTTTGCAATTCTATCGCAAAGTTAGATTTACAGCCGACCCTGCATTGAAAAACAGAAATTACTATGTGGATTATAATTGA
- a CDS encoding 4'-phosphopantetheinyl transferase superfamily protein yields the protein MVEVFAVQTLNEDAYQQVKPVFMRLLPLNSQERTESYTHPASQQRTLLGEVLTRKIISQKTGIAPDKFLFSLSKHGKPYLNDFPQLHFNISHSHEWVVVAVASAPVGIDVERIRKPRLDVALRFFSEEEKNVLLKLPDEEQTQYFYRLWTIKESYLKLTGEGLTASLNTFTVKQQNENFAIFKEEVKQNIHVKIYPGIPGFCLAVSSEENSFAELVNTDISFLAG from the coding sequence ATGGTAGAAGTTTTTGCTGTACAAACCCTCAACGAAGATGCTTACCAACAGGTAAAACCCGTTTTTATGCGGCTGCTTCCTTTGAATTCACAGGAAAGGACGGAAAGTTATACTCATCCTGCATCGCAACAACGGACTTTGCTTGGAGAGGTACTGACACGCAAAATAATTTCACAAAAAACAGGCATTGCTCCTGACAAATTCTTATTTTCACTTAGCAAACATGGCAAGCCTTATCTGAATGATTTCCCGCAACTGCATTTTAACATTTCCCATTCGCACGAATGGGTGGTTGTTGCTGTTGCTTCTGCTCCCGTTGGAATTGACGTGGAAAGAATCAGAAAACCCCGCCTTGATGTAGCCTTGCGTTTTTTCAGCGAGGAAGAAAAAAACGTTTTGCTAAAACTACCCGATGAAGAACAGACGCAATATTTTTACCGGCTTTGGACCATTAAGGAAAGTTACCTTAAGTTAACGGGTGAAGGCTTAACAGCATCACTCAACACATTTACCGTAAAGCAACAGAATGAAAATTTTGCCATTTTCAAAGAGGAAGTAAAACAAAATATACACGTAAAAATATATCCCGGTATTCCCGGTTTCTGCCTCGCAGTTTCGTCAGAAGAAAATAGTTTTGCCGAACTTGTTAATACGGATATTTCTTTCCTGGCAGGCTGA
- a CDS encoding sensor histidine kinase KdpD: MNHYEEHKPSPGELLASLKLEEEKSKRGKLKIFFGMCAGVGKTFSMLRAAQIDKSKGVDIVIGYVETHHRQETEELLEGLEQIPRAEIVYKEKTFHEPDAEAILDRNPQIVLMDELAHTNAPGSRHLKRYQDVMDILDSGIDVYTTVNVQHIESKSDTVAQITGISVRETLPDEIFEQADEIELVDITPAELLQRFSEGKIYTPERSAEAINNFFRKGNITALREMALRMVADRVDKQLREYMQQKRIPGPWKSGLHLMAVIGPSKQSARLIRWAKSLSYTMGATLMTLYVESPNKLSPARQEQLNKNVRLAKMLGARYVSTSGDDIVKAILNIAQRENITHIIIGKPKHRNLFSLLRLGNFINRLVRHSGNIDVYVMGADGPADNQYLRYITFPSFASGFSQYFLAGFITIVTALVFYPMKQFFGYQVVAYTLLFTVSILAMFLGIGPILLAATLSALLWDYFFIPPSLTLHVERPEDMLMLGMYFIIALLNGILTAKVRKQERMTRVREERTSALYQLTKELSYASGLNGVVNAALKNIKKYFKVEAAFILQSSNNELQHRIAHESPIHLSESEMSIASWSFIHAKSAGKYTDTLPSTNYTFYPLNGSRLRVGVVAVEHSKALSGEEEIFWETFKAQLSNALEREFLDELARKASILDESDKLYKTLFNSISHELRIPVATIMGASDALLSVDYDKNSYSRLCNEIFTASERLNRLIENLLNMSRLESGRITPRKDWNDVHDLVNKVTENLRNELQHFSLEVVIPDDIPLVFIDFGLVEQILYNLVFNATQYAPPETTLRIKMYYDKPNFIMQVMDRGPGFPKEAIPHVFDKFYRVAGTQTGGTGLGLSIVKGFTEAHNGTVNIRNRQNGGSIITVRIPSETPDFTLMP, from the coding sequence ATGAATCACTACGAAGAACATAAGCCCAGCCCTGGTGAACTATTAGCTTCTTTAAAATTAGAAGAAGAAAAAAGTAAACGGGGAAAACTGAAAATCTTTTTCGGGATGTGTGCCGGGGTAGGAAAGACTTTTTCCATGCTTCGTGCAGCACAGATTGATAAGTCGAAAGGAGTGGACATCGTGATTGGCTATGTGGAAACCCATCATCGTCAGGAAACCGAAGAATTACTGGAAGGGCTGGAACAAATCCCACGTGCCGAAATAGTTTATAAAGAAAAGACATTTCATGAGCCGGATGCGGAAGCTATCCTTGATCGCAACCCGCAGATTGTGCTGATGGACGAACTTGCCCATACCAACGCTCCCGGCAGCCGCCACCTGAAACGCTACCAGGACGTAATGGATATTCTTGACAGCGGAATAGATGTTTATACTACCGTAAATGTTCAGCACATCGAAAGCAAGTCGGATACGGTAGCACAAATCACCGGAATATCGGTTCGGGAAACCCTGCCCGACGAAATCTTTGAACAAGCCGATGAGATAGAGCTGGTGGACATTACTCCGGCAGAATTGCTTCAGCGCTTTTCGGAAGGGAAAATTTACACTCCTGAACGTTCGGCGGAAGCCATCAATAATTTTTTCCGCAAAGGAAATATTACTGCTTTGCGCGAAATGGCATTACGCATGGTAGCCGACAGGGTTGACAAACAGCTACGGGAATACATGCAGCAAAAACGTATTCCCGGGCCATGGAAATCAGGCTTACACCTGATGGCTGTAATTGGACCAAGCAAACAATCTGCCAGACTTATCCGGTGGGCCAAAAGTCTCTCCTACACCATGGGAGCTACGCTGATGACACTTTATGTGGAATCGCCCAACAAACTTTCGCCGGCCAGGCAAGAACAGTTGAATAAAAATGTTCGCCTTGCAAAAATGCTGGGAGCAAGGTATGTTTCCACTTCCGGCGACGACATTGTAAAAGCCATCTTAAACATAGCCCAGCGCGAAAACATCACCCACATTATCATTGGAAAACCAAAACATCGAAACCTTTTTTCATTGTTAAGACTTGGAAATTTTATCAATCGCCTTGTACGCCATAGTGGAAATATTGATGTATATGTAATGGGAGCCGATGGCCCCGCCGATAATCAATACTTGCGATATATAACTTTTCCATCCTTTGCATCAGGTTTTTCGCAATATTTCCTGGCGGGTTTCATAACTATTGTTACCGCTTTGGTATTTTATCCCATGAAACAATTTTTCGGATACCAGGTGGTAGCATACACCTTGCTTTTTACCGTATCCATTCTTGCCATGTTTTTGGGAATAGGCCCTATTTTGCTGGCAGCTACGTTAAGCGCCTTATTGTGGGATTATTTTTTCATTCCGCCTTCACTCACCCTTCATGTAGAAAGACCTGAAGATATGCTGATGCTGGGCATGTATTTTATTATTGCATTGCTCAACGGTATTTTAACGGCCAAAGTCCGCAAACAGGAACGGATGACGCGCGTAAGGGAAGAACGAACCAGTGCGCTCTACCAGCTCACAAAAGAACTCTCCTACGCATCAGGATTAAACGGGGTGGTAAATGCCGCCCTGAAAAACATCAAAAAATATTTTAAGGTGGAAGCTGCATTTATCCTGCAGAGCAGCAACAACGAACTGCAACATCGCATTGCCCACGAAAGCCCGATCCACTTGTCAGAGTCGGAGATGAGCATTGCATCCTGGAGTTTTATACACGCCAAAAGTGCCGGAAAATATACCGACACCCTTCCTTCTACCAATTATACTTTTTATCCGCTCAATGGAAGTCGCTTGCGGGTGGGGGTAGTTGCCGTAGAGCATTCCAAGGCTTTAAGCGGAGAAGAAGAAATTTTTTGGGAGACATTCAAAGCGCAGCTTTCCAATGCGCTGGAACGTGAGTTTCTGGATGAACTTGCCCGCAAGGCTTCCATCCTAGACGAATCGGACAAGCTGTACAAAACTCTTTTCAATTCTATTTCGCATGAGTTGCGCATTCCGGTTGCCACCATCATGGGCGCTTCGGACGCTTTGCTTTCTGTTGATTATGATAAAAACAGCTATTCCCGTCTTTGCAACGAAATATTTACTGCTTCCGAAAGACTGAACAGGCTGATAGAAAATCTGCTCAACATGTCGAGGCTGGAATCGGGAAGGATAACCCCACGCAAGGACTGGAACGATGTGCACGATTTGGTTAACAAAGTTACCGAAAACCTCCGCAACGAACTGCAACATTTCTCACTCGAAGTGGTAATACCCGACGATATCCCGCTGGTATTTATTGATTTCGGATTGGTGGAACAAATCTTATACAACCTGGTGTTCAATGCCACGCAATATGCTCCGCCTGAAACTACACTCCGGATAAAAATGTATTACGATAAGCCCAATTTTATCATGCAGGTGATGGATCGCGGGCCTGGTTTTCCCAAAGAAGCTATCCCACATGTCTTTGATAAGTTTTACCGTGTGGCGGGAACACAAACCGGCGGGACCGGATTAGGACTTTCCATAGTAAAAGGCTTTACCGAAGCACATAATGGTACCGTTAACATAAGAAACAGGCAAAATGGTGGCTCAATCATTACCGTACGTATTCCTTCTGAAACTCCAGACTTTACATTAATGCCATAA
- the kdpB gene encoding potassium-transporting ATPase subunit KdpB has product MTPKEYKKTRLFTRKIFEKALLDALKKMNPATLVKNPVIFIVAIGASITSLLVVMDIFSGTFSSFDFQITIWLWFTVLFANFSEAIAEGRGKAQADSLRRSRTQTKARKLINGREEIIGATEVKRGDRVVCETGDIIPADGEVIEGIASVDESAITGESAPVIRESGGDRSAVTGGTKVISDRIIIEVTSEQGNTFLDRMIALVEGAKRQKTPNEIALTILLSGLTIIFLLAVVTLPAFFGYDLAASEQPMQHNLSLSVLIALLVCLIPTTIGGLLSAIGISGMDRLLQKNVIATSGKAIEAAGDVDVLLLDKTGTITLGNRMATDFIPAEGISPEQMANAAQLSSLADETPEGRSIVVLAKEKFNLRGKEIHPSETTFIPFTAQSRMSGVDIRQPDGSIRSIRKGATDTVKKFIEDNNGFFPKKVEEIVASLAKQGATPLVVAENNRVLGVIHLKDIVKGGIKQRFAQLRAMGIRTVMITGDNPLTAAAIAAEAGVDDFLAEAKPEDKLYRIRQEQANGHLVGMIGDGTNDAPALAQADVGLAMNTGTQAAREAGNMVDLDSNPTKLIEVVETGKQLLMTRGALTTFSIANDVAKYFAIIPAVAVSLYATGNLPGPLSALNVMRLTSPASAILSAVIFNAIIIILLIPLALKGIKYRPLSANAILTRNLLIYGAGGLVVPFIGIKMIDLLLVYFNII; this is encoded by the coding sequence ATGACACCGAAAGAATATAAAAAAACGCGTTTATTTACACGTAAGATATTTGAGAAAGCACTGCTTGATGCTTTAAAAAAGATGAATCCGGCGACATTAGTGAAAAATCCTGTCATTTTTATTGTAGCCATCGGCGCATCCATAACCAGTCTTTTAGTGGTGATGGATATTTTTTCAGGTACTTTTTCCTCCTTCGATTTTCAGATTACCATTTGGCTGTGGTTTACGGTACTGTTTGCCAATTTTTCTGAAGCCATAGCCGAAGGAAGAGGAAAAGCACAGGCAGACAGCCTCCGGAGAAGCCGCACACAAACCAAAGCCCGTAAGTTGATTAACGGAAGAGAAGAGATAATTGGTGCGACAGAAGTTAAACGGGGAGACCGGGTAGTATGCGAAACCGGGGATATTATTCCAGCCGATGGAGAAGTAATAGAAGGCATTGCCAGCGTGGACGAATCGGCTATCACCGGCGAATCGGCTCCGGTAATTCGCGAAAGCGGCGGCGACCGTAGTGCAGTAACCGGTGGCACCAAAGTGATAAGCGATAGGATAATAATAGAAGTTACATCCGAACAGGGCAATACATTCCTCGACCGGATGATAGCCCTGGTAGAAGGTGCCAAACGGCAAAAAACACCTAACGAAATAGCTTTAACCATCCTTTTGTCGGGGCTGACCATCATTTTTCTGCTGGCAGTAGTTACTTTACCTGCCTTTTTCGGCTACGACCTTGCGGCATCCGAACAGCCTATGCAACATAATCTCTCGTTATCTGTACTGATTGCCTTATTGGTATGTTTGATTCCCACTACCATCGGAGGGCTGCTTAGTGCCATCGGCATCAGCGGCATGGACCGTTTGTTGCAAAAAAACGTGATTGCCACCAGTGGCAAAGCCATCGAAGCTGCCGGGGATGTTGACGTTCTCCTTTTAGATAAAACAGGTACCATAACCTTAGGAAACAGAATGGCAACGGATTTTATTCCTGCCGAAGGAATAAGCCCGGAACAAATGGCAAATGCTGCACAACTATCTTCCCTTGCCGATGAAACTCCCGAAGGACGTTCCATTGTGGTGCTTGCCAAGGAAAAATTTAACCTTCGCGGAAAAGAAATTCATCCATCCGAAACCACATTTATTCCTTTTACCGCCCAGTCGCGGATGAGCGGAGTGGACATACGGCAGCCAGATGGCTCCATCCGGAGCATACGGAAAGGAGCAACCGATACGGTGAAAAAATTCATCGAAGACAACAATGGTTTTTTCCCAAAGAAAGTGGAGGAAATAGTTGCCTCGCTGGCAAAGCAGGGAGCAACACCTTTGGTAGTTGCCGAAAACAACCGTGTGCTGGGAGTTATTCATCTGAAGGATATTGTAAAAGGTGGTATTAAACAGCGGTTTGCCCAATTAAGGGCTATGGGTATCCGAACGGTAATGATTACCGGCGATAACCCGCTGACCGCCGCTGCTATTGCTGCTGAAGCCGGGGTGGACGACTTTCTTGCAGAAGCAAAACCGGAAGATAAATTGTACCGCATTCGCCAGGAACAAGCTAACGGACACTTAGTAGGAATGATAGGCGACGGAACCAACGACGCTCCGGCACTTGCCCAGGCAGACGTCGGGCTTGCCATGAACACCGGAACCCAGGCTGCCCGCGAAGCCGGCAACATGGTGGACCTGGACAGTAATCCGACCAAACTTATTGAAGTGGTGGAAACCGGGAAACAGTTGCTGATGACACGTGGCGCCCTGACTACCTTTAGTATTGCCAATGATGTGGCTAAATATTTTGCCATCATACCCGCAGTTGCAGTTTCGCTTTACGCAACAGGCAATCTGCCGGGTCCTTTATCCGCCCTCAACGTGATGAGGCTTACTTCTCCGGCAAGTGCTATCCTGAGTGCGGTTATTTTTAATGCTATTATTATCATACTATTGATTCCTTTGGCTCTGAAAGGGATTAAATACCGTCCCTTGTCTGCCAATGCTATTCTTACCCGTAACCTACTGATTTATGGCGCCGGAGGTTTAGTAGTGCCTTTTATCGGAATAAAGATGATTGACCTGTTGCTCGTTTATTTTAACATTATTTGA
- the kdpA gene encoding potassium-transporting ATPase subunit KdpA — MNDLVQIAIYIIGLLALAPLLGLFMAKVFMNEKHILKPVFGWLEKGIYRFTGANENQEMNWKTYTWGLVLFNFFGFLVVFLLQLFQNQLPGNPQHLPDVSWHLALNTAVSFMTNTNWQSYGGEITLGYLVQMLGLTVQNFVSAATGIAVLLALLRGLTRKSTETLGNFWTDLTRSVVYVLLPLSLLLAIVLVGQGVVQTFSSYQTAETLQGAKQSIPLGPAASQIAIKQLGTNGGGFFNTNSAHPFENPTPLSNFLEMLAILLIPSALTITYGKLSGSLRHGWTLFLVMFILFSAGLITSFYSEYHYNAALHVAGCMEGKETRLGVTNSVLWSVVTTDASNGSVNAMHDSFSPLAGMVAIFNMMIGEVVFGGVGAGLYGMAVFIILTVFIAGLMVGRTPEYLGKKIEAYEVRMAMIAVLAPNFVVLVFTAWACRFAPGLAGLNNTGPHGFSEILYAYSSAAGNNGSAFAGLNTNTVFYNLTIAIGMIIGRFGIIIPVLAIAGNMARKKITPLSAGTFRTDNWLFVMLLIGVILIVGGLTFFPALSLGPVMEHLLMNSGITF, encoded by the coding sequence ATGAACGATTTAGTCCAGATAGCGATTTACATAATCGGATTGCTCGCTTTAGCTCCCTTGCTCGGATTGTTTATGGCTAAAGTTTTTATGAATGAGAAACACATTCTGAAACCAGTATTTGGATGGCTTGAAAAAGGAATCTACCGGTTTACAGGGGCAAACGAAAACCAGGAGATGAACTGGAAAACCTATACATGGGGACTTGTACTTTTCAACTTCTTCGGATTTCTTGTGGTATTTCTGCTACAGCTATTTCAAAATCAACTTCCAGGCAATCCGCAACACTTGCCGGATGTTTCGTGGCATCTTGCTCTGAATACCGCCGTAAGTTTCATGACCAATACCAACTGGCAGTCATATGGTGGAGAAATTACCCTGGGCTATCTGGTGCAAATGCTTGGATTAACGGTACAAAACTTTGTAAGTGCGGCCACCGGTATTGCCGTTCTGCTGGCATTGCTGAGGGGGCTTACCCGTAAATCTACCGAAACTCTTGGCAATTTCTGGACAGATCTTACCCGCTCGGTGGTGTATGTCCTTTTACCTTTATCCCTGCTTCTGGCTATAGTGCTGGTAGGACAAGGCGTGGTGCAAACTTTTTCATCTTACCAAACTGCCGAAACTTTACAGGGAGCAAAGCAATCCATTCCCTTAGGTCCAGCAGCTTCCCAGATTGCCATCAAACAGTTGGGAACCAACGGAGGAGGTTTTTTCAACACAAACAGTGCCCATCCGTTTGAAAATCCGACACCTTTAAGTAATTTCCTCGAAATGCTTGCCATCCTTCTTATCCCATCGGCTTTAACCATCACCTACGGAAAACTTAGTGGTTCCTTACGGCATGGGTGGACATTGTTCCTGGTAATGTTCATCCTTTTTTCTGCCGGGCTGATTACCTCCTTTTATTCAGAATATCATTATAATGCAGCATTGCACGTTGCCGGATGTATGGAAGGAAAAGAAACCCGGCTTGGGGTTACCAACAGTGTGTTATGGTCGGTAGTTACCACCGATGCCTCCAACGGTTCGGTAAATGCCATGCACGACAGTTTTTCACCCCTGGCCGGAATGGTAGCTATTTTTAATATGATGATCGGGGAAGTGGTGTTTGGTGGTGTTGGTGCAGGCTTGTACGGAATGGCTGTTTTTATCATACTTACGGTATTTATTGCAGGACTGATGGTGGGAAGAACCCCAGAATATCTCGGTAAAAAAATTGAAGCTTACGAAGTAAGGATGGCAATGATAGCAGTATTGGCTCCTAATTTTGTAGTACTTGTATTTACGGCATGGGCGTGCAGGTTTGCACCCGGGTTGGCTGGACTAAACAATACCGGACCTCATGGTTTTTCTGAAATATTATATGCTTACAGTTCTGCAGCAGGAAACAACGGAAGTGCATTTGCCGGTTTAAACACCAATACTGTCTTTTACAATCTTACCATAGCCATAGGAATGATTATCGGGCGATTTGGAATCATCATTCCGGTGCTTGCCATTGCAGGAAATATGGCACGTAAAAAAATCACTCCACTTTCCGCCGGCACTTTTCGTACCGATAACTGGCTGTTTGTTATGCTACTAATAGGCGTGATACTGATTGTAGGCGGATTAACCTTTTTCCCGGCACTTTCGCTGGGACCGGTAATGGAGCATTTACTGATGAATAGTGGTATTACCTTTTAA
- the kdpC gene encoding potassium-transporting ATPase subunit KdpC has protein sequence MKSQGMIAVKMLLAFTILTGILYPLMITGLAQLIFPHQANGSLVKKDGRLLGSELIGQKTDSSIYFWPRPSATDYNTLPSGGSNLGPTSEKLKNLAEKRRKAFVFGNNLRTNTVVPAEMVFASASGLDPHISPRAALLQMDRIAAARSFSKQQKRQLEELILKKTELPQFSLLGEARVNVFMLNLALDKTP, from the coding sequence ATGAAATCACAAGGAATGATTGCAGTTAAAATGCTGCTGGCTTTTACAATTCTTACCGGCATTCTTTATCCTTTGATGATAACCGGATTGGCACAGCTCATTTTTCCCCATCAGGCAAACGGAAGCCTGGTAAAAAAGGATGGAAGGCTCCTCGGTTCGGAACTCATCGGACAAAAGACCGATAGCAGCATCTATTTCTGGCCGCGACCTTCGGCAACGGATTACAACACCCTGCCTTCGGGAGGTTCCAACTTAGGTCCTACCAGTGAAAAGCTTAAAAATCTTGCAGAAAAAAGACGTAAGGCTTTTGTCTTCGGAAACAACCTTCGGACTAACACCGTCGTTCCCGCCGAAATGGTTTTTGCATCGGCAAGCGGTTTAGATCCGCATATTTCTCCGCGGGCAGCTTTGCTCCAAATGGATAGAATTGCTGCTGCAAGAAGTTTCAGCAAGCAGCAAAAGAGGCAATTAGAAGAGCTTATTCTTAAAAAAACAGAATTGCCGCAGTTTTCTCTTCTTGGAGAAGCCCGTGTAAATGTTTTTATGCTTAATTTAGCTCTTGATAAAACGCCATGA